From the Oceanispirochaeta sp. genome, the window TCAATGCCATAATAGGTTTCTGTGAGAGGATTTCCGTATTTGTCGTAGCTCCAGTTGTAGATAGCCACACCGTCATCATTGGCTTTATACTGTCCGAAAAGGCCAAACTGACTCTGGCTGACCGCATTGTTCTCTTCATCATATTCCCAGCTGTAGGAGGCTATACCCTGACTGTTCTCAGAGGGCCGCTCCTCATCGTTATAATGCAGTTCTTCCAGTTTATTCCCCTTCCGATCATAATTCCAGCGGTACAGAGCCACTCCCATAAGGTCGGCCTTTAACTGGTCATAATCGGAATAACTCCGGGATTCCACCATATTTCCATTTTCATCATAGACATAGCGGTACATGGAAATACCCCAGAAATCCTCTTTCAGTGAATCGTCCACGTCGTAGTATTTCTGCTCTGTAATATTTCCCCTCTCATCAAAAACCCAGCGGTACGAGGCAAATCCATCACTGTCCAGGACCTTTCCCAGGGCGGGCCCAAAGTTTTTCTGTTCCAGTTCATTCCCCTGGGGATAATGAATCCACTGGTACACGGCCACCCCTTTAAGGTCGGCTGTCAAAGAACCTGATTCGGAGTAGTGTTCTTCCCGGATTCTGTTTCCCATTTCATCGTAACTCCACAGGTATCGGACGACCAGATTGCTGTCAGCCTTCAATTCTCCGGCAGTTCCAAAGTTGACCGTGGAAATCTTGTTCCCCTGAGTGTCCCAGTAATAAACAACAGAAGAGACTCCCTCATCATTCAGTACGGGCCGTTCAGAACCGTCAAACCAGCTCTCACGCACAAGGTTCCCCTCATCATCCCATTCCCTTCGGACAGCCGCCGGACGGTCTCCTGAATCGATAGGGATGCCCCGTTCATCCAGCTGAAGAGTCATCGAAAGGTTTCCCCTGTCATCATAGATGTAACGAAGTTCAAAAACAGGACCATCACCAACCCGGTTTCCCTCGGGATCAAAATAGAGGGCTGATACTTTCTTACCCCTCTTGTTTATATCCCACATCACAGAGGCAATCCCCCTGCTGTCGGCTTTCAGGTTCCCATAGCGGTCATAATTAAAAGCAGCCGTGATATTTCCGGATGAATTCTGTCTGAGCCGGACAGAATAGACACCCTGTTCATCGGGAACAGCCAGCCCCCTGGAATCCAGAAAAGTCATGCGGATATAGTTTCCGTTGTATCCAAACTGAATCACAGGGACTCCCAGGAGAGGGTCCTTTAATGATCTCCCTCGCCTTTTGTACTCAATCCGGCTGATCCTCCCATCCGGGAGAGACGAGATTTTGTAGCAATTTACCGCGAGGGCTTCCGAATCCGCAAGAGGGTAGACCCCCTGAATGCGTTCATCCTGACCTACCCTGATTTTTCTGAAATAGGAGATCTCTTCCTGGGCGAAAAGACCTTGTGAAAGGAACAGAAGCCCAAATAGCATAAGGATTCCTTTTAGGGATATACCGGAGATAGAATTGCATGCTCTCATATTTTGTTCCTGCCTTAACTTAACCATTCATCACCACCGTGGAGGAGGTTTGAACCTCTTTCAGAATGGCCGCAAATTCGCCAAACTGTTTCATAGCCCGATTTTGCTGTGTTTTTTCCTTGGATAACACCAGCTGTTCCCTGAATTGAAAGATGTCCGACTGTACTCTCAGGGGATTGGAAACGGAAAAGAACTGAAGAGTCCCGCTGTTTCCGGGAGTCTCAATGATCACATCTCCATAATTCAGAATCAGCCTTAACAATCCTTTCTGGGAAACCCTTACATTCAGGACTCCTGCCAGATCGGTCTGAGTTCGTACTTCCTCAGACCCGAAGGGCTTACGCTCGATATCCCAAATAAAGGGCAAATCAATCTTGTATATATCATTCCACCAGTCTAAACCGATCCAGAGAGCTCTCAAGGCAATACCAAGGCGGAGAAGCCACAGCACCAGAGAAAAACCATCGTTGATTCCACCTTGAAGAATCAAGGATGGAAAAAGGGAAAGGATCAGAAGAGATAGGGGAAGAAAAAGCTGAAAGACCAACACCGCCGGCGACTTTCTAAAAACCTTGCTTCCTGGAAGATTTTCCTGCTGATGCAGACTCCTGCTGCCCATATAGCGTTCCGATGTTCTATCCTCCAGATTCTGACGAACCAGCATCCGGAGCTCTTCCCTCTCTTCACCCTGTTGTTCAAATTGCTGCCGTGACTTCAGGGTCATCAATTTTGTCTGCAGCCCCTTGGGATCATCGATATTTTTGAACAGAAGCCCTTTGCCTGCTGTCTGAATACTGAGATCTCCCATATTGAGAATTTGCCTGAAAAGGCCCTTCACATTAACATTGACACTCTTGACCTGATCCAGAGGGACCTCTTCCTGATCTCTCCGGAAATTTCTCCAGTTAAAAAACCGACGGAATGCCGTTTTTTCATTGACCCGGTAGAGGGTCATATTCCTAAGAAAGACCTCACATCCAACGAGGAGGCCCCCGGCGGCAGAGAGCAGCAGAGACCAGGGGGATCTCTGGGACAAGATTATTCCTGAGGCAATGAGAAGGAGAGGAATCATTAGAAAGATTGAAAAACTCTTCCTGCTGGTTCTACCCTGGTATACAGCCTTACTTTTTTTGATCCTGATGCCTTTCCATGAAGATGCGGGAAAACCCGAAACAAGCCGGCCCTTTGAATCTATTCTGGGCTTCAAACCAGACCTGCATCCAGGACAGGTCTGCTGAAACCTTCTGAAACCTTCGGCCCGAAGCCTCAGGATGACGCTGTCTTCTTTCGCCGCATAGACTCCCGACTCCCGACGGGGGATGTGAAGGGTTTCTATTCCCCAGAAATCACCTGCAAAATAGACATGACTGCTCTCCTTATTCATATGAGAAACAGAGCCTTCCAAGACTAGATAAAGACTTTCAAGAACATC encodes:
- a CDS encoding PH domain-containing protein; the protein is METLIFDSYHQKVLSHPLFRGLSLKEKEALKELYILQEFLRGEQVLFDNDVLESLYLVLEGSVSHMNKESSHVYFAGDFWGIETLHIPRRESGVYAAKEDSVILRLRAEGFRRFQQTCPGCRSGLKPRIDSKGRLVSGFPASSWKGIRIKKSKAVYQGRTSRKSFSIFLMIPLLLIASGIILSQRSPWSLLLSAAGGLLVGCEVFLRNMTLYRVNEKTAFRRFFNWRNFRRDQEEVPLDQVKSVNVNVKGLFRQILNMGDLSIQTAGKGLLFKNIDDPKGLQTKLMTLKSRQQFEQQGEEREELRMLVRQNLEDRTSERYMGSRSLHQQENLPGSKVFRKSPAVLVFQLFLPLSLLILSLFPSLILQGGINDGFSLVLWLLRLGIALRALWIGLDWWNDIYKIDLPFIWDIERKPFGSEEVRTQTDLAGVLNVRVSQKGLLRLILNYGDVIIETPGNSGTLQFFSVSNPLRVQSDIFQFREQLVLSKEKTQQNRAMKQFGEFAAILKEVQTSSTVVMNG